In the Longibacter salinarum genome, one interval contains:
- a CDS encoding TonB-dependent receptor, with protein sequence MNRQNPLLWFIVVCALCLAGTADAWAQEQAQATGSISGAVLELDTEEPLTGANVLIEGLQRGTSTGADGTYRIENVPVGEYTLRVTFIGYENERRTISVTDREETVVDVVLTPRTFVGDEVVVTGSKRPEKLLDAPVQIEAISADELDVSGGGTYLSALSTVKGVDFVNVGINGQGISARGFNNHFNTRMLQMKDGRVAQLPGTGLPQGNFLPTSELDVKSIEVVVGPASALYGPNAHTGVVNVITKDPWDQSGVALNVRGGQQSLLDINGRTAGTFGDGTFGWKLTGQYMTADDFAPPSGGPNASASDSTHFYTPVFNESELVGDYDIESIRAEGSLYYRFGDDWQANFAYGFSENDNFGLTNNGRNHIRGWQVQYQNLQVSNENWFAQVTHTSNDAGDTYQINGVASSASIIYGQELAGGASPEQARQTALDQLPSLREANKFVDRGELWDSEIQYRNTVGLGSGSLDIVTGAQGRRYLPDSDGTFLADAVGRDLDATEVGGYLQLDYRPTDALRINGAVRVDDHSEYDTQISPKAAIVYSVLPNQNVRVGYNRAFKSPTVLEGNLFIPIPIPAGNGVPPGYVVNALGNYTGFEIRDPNGDVIREISALSPEEVNSIEVGYKGVFGKSVFLDIVAYQSWYNNFISPLQSVANGFTEIPFYADGTPVDAPGSNDNFNGLSTYVNFGEATVRGLDAGINVYFNDHFNVSGNLSLIELADFEEGDSGSNPLLLNVPTTKAKGSATVRDLGFDGWFLSASGRWHAAYEFASGSHWVSSNFYEDGEVPGRFSMGLTAGYTVPETGVQVKASVSNLFDTETPDVLGAPVTGRLFWMSATYTFDGLNL encoded by the coding sequence ATGAATCGCCAGAATCCCCTGTTATGGTTCATCGTCGTATGTGCTCTGTGCCTTGCCGGCACGGCGGACGCTTGGGCACAGGAGCAGGCGCAAGCCACGGGCTCCATCTCGGGTGCTGTGCTCGAGCTCGACACGGAAGAGCCCCTTACTGGGGCAAACGTGTTAATTGAAGGACTCCAGCGTGGGACGAGCACGGGTGCGGACGGTACCTATCGCATTGAGAACGTTCCGGTTGGGGAATACACGCTCCGCGTGACGTTCATCGGGTATGAAAATGAGCGTCGGACGATTTCCGTTACGGATCGAGAGGAGACGGTCGTCGATGTCGTTCTGACGCCCCGGACGTTCGTTGGCGACGAGGTCGTGGTGACCGGGTCGAAGCGTCCGGAGAAGCTGCTCGATGCGCCGGTTCAGATCGAGGCCATCAGCGCGGACGAGCTGGATGTTTCCGGCGGCGGCACGTATCTCTCGGCACTGTCGACCGTGAAAGGCGTCGACTTCGTGAATGTCGGCATCAACGGTCAGGGCATCTCGGCGCGCGGGTTCAACAATCATTTCAACACCCGCATGCTGCAGATGAAGGACGGCCGCGTGGCCCAACTGCCAGGAACGGGGTTGCCGCAGGGCAACTTCCTGCCGACCTCCGAGCTGGATGTGAAGTCGATCGAGGTCGTCGTCGGCCCGGCGTCGGCACTCTACGGACCGAACGCGCACACCGGCGTCGTCAACGTCATCACGAAGGATCCGTGGGATCAGTCGGGCGTGGCGTTGAACGTGCGCGGCGGACAGCAGAGCCTGCTCGACATCAACGGCCGAACCGCTGGTACCTTTGGCGATGGCACGTTCGGCTGGAAGCTGACCGGTCAATACATGACGGCGGACGACTTCGCCCCGCCGAGCGGCGGGCCGAACGCGTCGGCATCGGACTCGACGCACTTCTACACGCCCGTCTTCAATGAGAGCGAGCTGGTCGGCGACTACGACATTGAGTCGATTCGGGCGGAGGGAAGCCTCTACTACCGCTTTGGGGATGACTGGCAGGCGAATTTCGCATACGGCTTTTCGGAGAACGACAACTTTGGGTTGACCAACAACGGCCGTAACCACATTCGCGGCTGGCAGGTGCAGTATCAGAACCTGCAGGTCAGCAACGAGAACTGGTTTGCGCAGGTCACGCACACGTCCAACGATGCCGGTGACACGTATCAAATTAACGGCGTGGCATCGAGCGCATCGATCATCTACGGCCAGGAGCTTGCCGGCGGCGCGAGTCCGGAGCAGGCACGCCAAACCGCTTTGGATCAGCTTCCTTCCCTCCGTGAGGCGAACAAATTTGTGGATCGCGGCGAACTCTGGGACTCCGAGATTCAGTATCGCAACACGGTCGGACTCGGCTCCGGGTCGCTCGACATTGTAACGGGCGCGCAGGGCCGTCGCTACCTACCGGACTCCGACGGCACGTTCCTCGCCGATGCCGTTGGCCGTGACCTCGACGCGACGGAGGTTGGCGGCTATCTGCAACTTGATTATCGGCCGACGGACGCTCTCCGGATCAACGGAGCGGTCCGTGTTGACGATCACAGCGAGTACGACACGCAGATCAGCCCGAAGGCGGCCATCGTCTACAGCGTCCTCCCGAATCAGAACGTGCGCGTCGGATACAACCGCGCGTTCAAGAGCCCGACCGTTCTGGAAGGCAACCTATTCATTCCCATTCCGATTCCCGCGGGTAACGGAGTTCCTCCTGGGTATGTCGTCAATGCACTCGGCAACTACACAGGCTTTGAGATTCGCGATCCGAATGGCGACGTCATCCGCGAGATCAGCGCGCTCAGCCCGGAGGAGGTGAACTCGATCGAGGTGGGCTACAAAGGTGTATTCGGCAAGAGCGTCTTCCTCGATATCGTGGCCTACCAGTCGTGGTACAACAACTTCATCAGCCCGCTGCAGTCGGTCGCCAATGGCTTCACGGAGATCCCGTTCTATGCGGATGGTACGCCGGTGGACGCGCCCGGAAGCAATGACAATTTCAACGGTCTGAGCACCTACGTCAACTTTGGTGAGGCAACGGTGCGCGGCCTGGACGCCGGCATCAACGTGTACTTCAACGACCACTTTAACGTGTCCGGAAACCTCTCGCTCATTGAGCTGGCTGACTTCGAGGAAGGGGACAGCGGAAGCAATCCTCTTCTACTGAACGTGCCGACGACAAAGGCGAAAGGGTCCGCCACAGTGCGTGATCTCGGATTCGACGGCTGGTTCTTGAGCGCCTCCGGTCGCTGGCATGCCGCATACGAGTTTGCCTCTGGCTCGCACTGGGTCAGCAGCAACTTCTACGAGGATGGCGAGGTGCCCGGACGGTTCTCGATGGGGCTCACTGCCGGATACACGGTTCCGGAAACGGGCGTGCAGGTGAAGGCGAGCGTGTCGAACCTCTTCGATACGGAGACGCCCGATGTTCTGGGGGCACCGGTCACCGGACGCCTCTTCTGGATGTCTGCCACCTACACGTTCGACGGCCTCAACTTGTAG
- a CDS encoding GbsR/MarR family transcriptional regulator, which produces MSHDRSLTPAENDLIEEFGNIYESYGLKRLQGLIVGLLLTQDEPVSLDDMVELLGHSKGPISIAVRRIDDIGLARKVNGPVNRRNYYIAHPDLFLNNFKFNMATVQKNRELAERFLSRIRAEGPSGREETIRNLEHMKAFYQLMESFYQDFSDRWTEIKEKRLEEERAA; this is translated from the coding sequence ATGAGTCACGATCGCTCGCTGACCCCCGCCGAAAACGACCTGATCGAGGAATTCGGCAACATCTACGAGTCATATGGACTGAAGCGCCTCCAGGGTCTTATTGTTGGACTTCTTCTCACCCAGGACGAGCCGGTGTCGCTCGACGATATGGTCGAGCTGCTCGGTCACTCAAAAGGTCCGATCTCGATTGCCGTGCGCCGAATCGACGACATCGGCCTGGCGCGGAAGGTCAATGGTCCCGTGAACCGACGCAATTACTATATTGCGCACCCGGACCTCTTCCTGAACAACTTTAAGTTCAACATGGCGACGGTCCAGAAAAACCGGGAACTGGCCGAGCGTTTTCTCTCGCGGATTCGCGCTGAGGGTCCATCCGGGCGGGAGGAGACGATCCGCAATCTGGAGCACATGAAGGCGTTTTATCAGCTGATGGAGTCGTTCTACCAGGACTTCTCAGATCGGTGGACGGAGATTAAAGAAAAGCGACTTGAGGAGGAGCGAGCGGCGTAG
- a CDS encoding acyl-CoA synthetase — translation MTRTDWLERHALYTPDHPAIVWAPTGRKYSYAELHTRATRLAATLIKRHDLSPGDRVAVLAENAVEHVLLFLAAQTAGFVLVPLNFRLALPELQYVVTDAEPSLIFVGADYADTVTDLDTPADLLPLDEVFALSETNDALTPVPRAELPPQPGLDDPVMILYTSGTTGRPKGAIISHGMIAWNSVNTEMRLDLTSNDRSFNAAPFYHTGGWNVLLTPFLHHGATTFLLPSFDPEAILRLCDDEELTILWGVPTMLKMMSDHPAFDEVTLESVRYAIVGGEAMPEPLIRVWQDKGVPIRQGFGMTEVGVNCFSLPEKDALRKIGSIGFPNFYIDTRVVDEDGNDVAANTTGELLMRGPVVTPGYWRNPEATAEAIDEDGWFATGDLVRVDDEGYFYVVGRKKEMYISGGENVYPAEVETALYEHPAVAEAAVIGVPDDTWGETGAAFIALKEGQSLTEDELLAHARSHLARYKVPRHVRFLDELPKGHSGKIQKSELADRFAPA, via the coding sequence ATGACCCGAACGGACTGGCTCGAACGGCACGCGCTCTACACGCCCGACCATCCGGCGATCGTCTGGGCGCCGACGGGGCGGAAATACTCGTACGCCGAATTGCACACACGAGCCACGCGGCTGGCGGCGACGCTCATCAAGCGCCACGATCTGTCGCCGGGCGACCGTGTCGCCGTGCTGGCGGAGAACGCGGTCGAGCACGTGCTGCTCTTCCTCGCGGCGCAGACGGCCGGCTTCGTGCTGGTGCCGCTCAACTTTCGACTCGCGCTCCCGGAGCTGCAGTACGTCGTCACCGACGCCGAGCCCTCGCTGATCTTCGTCGGGGCCGACTACGCCGACACCGTCACAGACCTCGATACGCCGGCCGACCTTCTTCCGCTGGACGAAGTGTTCGCGCTGTCGGAAACCAACGATGCGCTGACGCCTGTCCCGCGAGCAGAGCTTCCCCCGCAGCCCGGCTTGGACGACCCGGTGATGATCCTGTACACGTCCGGCACCACCGGGCGGCCGAAGGGGGCAATCATCTCGCACGGGATGATCGCGTGGAACTCGGTCAACACCGAGATGCGGCTCGATTTGACCTCGAACGACCGCTCCTTCAACGCAGCGCCTTTTTACCATACCGGCGGATGGAATGTGCTGCTGACACCGTTCCTTCATCACGGTGCGACGACGTTTTTGCTGCCCTCGTTCGACCCGGAAGCGATTCTGCGACTGTGCGACGACGAGGAGTTGACGATTCTCTGGGGCGTGCCGACGATGCTCAAGATGATGAGCGACCATCCGGCGTTCGACGAGGTGACGCTCGAATCCGTCCGCTACGCCATTGTCGGGGGCGAGGCGATGCCCGAACCGCTCATCCGCGTGTGGCAGGACAAGGGCGTTCCGATCCGGCAGGGCTTCGGTATGACCGAGGTTGGCGTAAACTGCTTTTCCCTTCCGGAAAAGGACGCGCTCCGCAAGATCGGGTCGATCGGCTTTCCCAATTTCTACATCGACACGCGGGTGGTGGACGAGGACGGAAACGACGTGGCGGCGAACACGACGGGAGAGCTGCTGATGCGCGGCCCGGTCGTGACGCCCGGCTACTGGCGTAACCCGGAGGCGACGGCTGAGGCCATCGACGAGGACGGATGGTTCGCCACGGGCGACCTGGTTCGCGTGGATGACGAAGGCTACTTCTACGTGGTTGGGCGGAAAAAGGAAATGTACATCTCGGGCGGGGAAAACGTGTATCCCGCGGAGGTCGAGACGGCGTTGTACGAGCATCCCGCGGTCGCCGAGGCGGCTGTTATTGGCGTGCCGGACGATACCTGGGGCGAAACGGGCGCAGCCTTCATAGCGCTCAAGGAGGGGCAGTCACTGACCGAAGACGAGCTGCTAGCCCACGCTCGCTCGCATCTCGCACGGTACAAGGTGCCGCGCCATGTCCGATTCCTCGACGAACTGCCCAAAGGTCATTCGGGCAAGATCCAGAAGTCGGAGCTCGCCGACCGATTCGCACCCGCATAA
- the fabG gene encoding 3-oxoacyl-ACP reductase FabG: protein MSTPQQRLHGRTAIITGASQGIGRATARLFAEEGANVVVADVNAEAGTAVVESIQADGGTASFVAVDVTDSEQVQAMVDHAVEQYGGVDILVNNAGITRDATLKKMSEEAFDQVVDVNLKGVFNTTKTARPHLAESDHGRVLNAASVVGLYGNFGQTNYVATKSGVIGMTKTWAREFGRDGVTVNAVAPGFIETPMVDTVPEKVLDQLKGRTPLGRLGTAEDIANAYLFLASDDASFITGAVLSVDGGLVL from the coding sequence ATGAGCACCCCTCAGCAACGTCTGCACGGCCGCACAGCAATCATCACCGGAGCGAGTCAGGGAATCGGGCGAGCGACGGCCCGGCTGTTTGCCGAGGAAGGTGCTAACGTCGTGGTCGCCGATGTCAACGCCGAAGCGGGGACGGCGGTCGTCGAAAGCATTCAAGCGGATGGCGGCACCGCGTCGTTCGTGGCTGTCGACGTTACCGACAGCGAACAGGTCCAGGCAATGGTCGATCATGCCGTGGAGCAGTACGGCGGCGTCGACATCCTCGTCAATAACGCGGGCATCACGCGGGACGCCACGCTCAAGAAAATGAGTGAGGAGGCGTTCGATCAGGTCGTAGACGTCAACTTGAAGGGGGTGTTCAATACCACGAAAACAGCGCGCCCGCACCTCGCGGAGTCGGACCACGGTCGCGTGCTGAATGCCGCTTCCGTCGTCGGGCTGTACGGAAATTTTGGCCAGACGAACTACGTTGCGACGAAGTCTGGCGTGATCGGGATGACGAAGACGTGGGCGCGAGAGTTTGGCCGCGACGGCGTGACCGTTAACGCCGTGGCACCCGGTTTCATCGAAACACCGATGGTTGACACGGTGCCGGAGAAGGTGTTGGATCAGCTGAAGGGGCGCACCCCGCTCGGACGTCTCGGCACCGCGGAGGATATCGCCAATGCGTACCTCTTCCTCGCGAGCGACGACGCTTCGTTTATCACCGGAGCGGTGCTGTCTGTCGATGGCGGACTGGTTTTGTGA
- a CDS encoding sodium:solute symporter family transporter → MGETTFAWIFFGLYLAAVTSAAVIGIKKMTGFSAFSVGSREVSPVWIGMSLAANLTSAATFIINPGLIYLYGVSGVIAYAVALPVGVFIGLIIFSKAFRRVGDEVTALTVPQWIGDRFGDRRLTIFFAVASLLQIAFLVLITVGLTRVLSSVLEVPMLVAMAMTIGIPLIYISIGGASAHTLTNAAQAGLMIIVAIILLGSGAEYFAGGIGGFLDRLAAIDPMLAEPVNPESLLFRDWFEVVACNVLIGVAIINQPHVMSKALYLKSEKDVNTYLTTGIVVLVLFFAVILVGLYARILMPGAMIEPDAVVPTYIVEVFSPLVRSVILIGLVAAGFSTMEGLLVALSTIFSNDIYRPLAKRNGGLNDDEIDARAVRYSRYFLVALVPVVALISYGQIVNPNLSVAILGQNGVYALFSATFVPILFGIFFSDRISKGAVLTAAITALVVHFGMYYGEITMYANNPAVPATAALVSSTLVALGAMALNRRPAPATNAR, encoded by the coding sequence ATGGGAGAAACGACCTTTGCCTGGATCTTTTTCGGTCTGTATCTCGCCGCGGTGACGAGTGCGGCGGTGATCGGCATCAAGAAGATGACCGGGTTCTCGGCCTTTAGCGTTGGAAGCCGCGAGGTGAGCCCGGTGTGGATCGGGATGTCCCTTGCCGCGAATCTCACGAGCGCCGCGACATTCATCATCAACCCGGGGCTGATTTACCTCTACGGTGTGAGTGGCGTGATCGCGTATGCCGTCGCGTTGCCCGTGGGCGTCTTCATCGGGCTCATCATCTTCTCGAAGGCCTTTCGCCGCGTCGGCGACGAGGTAACGGCGCTGACGGTGCCGCAGTGGATCGGCGATCGATTCGGTGACCGCCGGCTGACGATCTTCTTCGCCGTCGCCAGTCTGCTGCAGATCGCCTTTCTGGTGCTCATCACCGTCGGGCTGACGCGCGTCCTGTCGAGCGTGCTCGAGGTGCCGATGCTCGTCGCGATGGCCATGACGATCGGTATTCCGCTCATCTACATCTCCATCGGCGGGGCGAGCGCGCACACCCTGACGAACGCCGCGCAGGCCGGACTGATGATCATCGTGGCCATAATCCTGCTGGGCTCTGGCGCAGAATACTTCGCGGGCGGCATCGGCGGCTTTCTCGATCGTCTCGCAGCGATCGACCCGATGCTGGCCGAACCCGTCAATCCCGAAAGCTTACTCTTCCGAGACTGGTTCGAGGTGGTGGCGTGCAACGTGCTGATCGGGGTCGCGATCATCAATCAGCCGCACGTGATGTCGAAGGCGCTCTATCTGAAGAGTGAGAAGGACGTCAACACCTACCTGACGACCGGGATTGTCGTTCTGGTGCTGTTCTTCGCCGTCATCCTCGTCGGGCTGTACGCGCGGATCCTGATGCCGGGCGCTATGATCGAGCCCGACGCCGTGGTGCCGACCTACATCGTCGAGGTGTTCTCGCCGCTCGTGCGTTCGGTGATCCTGATCGGCCTGGTCGCAGCCGGCTTCTCCACGATGGAGGGGCTGCTCGTCGCGCTCTCGACGATTTTCTCGAACGATATCTACCGTCCACTCGCGAAGCGTAACGGGGGTCTCAACGATGACGAAATCGATGCGCGCGCCGTTCGCTACAGCCGGTATTTCCTCGTTGCGCTCGTGCCGGTCGTCGCGCTGATTTCCTACGGGCAGATTGTGAACCCGAATCTGTCGGTCGCTATCCTCGGGCAGAACGGCGTCTACGCGTTGTTCTCGGCCACCTTCGTCCCGATCCTGTTCGGCATCTTCTTCTCGGATCGCATCTCGAAGGGAGCGGTGCTCACGGCCGCGATCACGGCGCTGGTCGTGCACTTCGGCATGTACTACGGCGAGATCACGATGTATGCGAACAACCCGGCCGTTCCGGCGACGGCGGCGCTGGTGTCCAGCACGCTGGTGGCCCTCGGCGCGATGGCCTTGAACCGCCGCCCGGCCCCGGCCACCAACGCCCGGTAG
- a CDS encoding polyhydroxyalkanoate synthesis regulator DNA-binding domain-containing protein, translating to MARLIKRYENRKLYDTEASEYVSLSDIAALVRSGDTVRVVDNATGRDLTAQTLTQIILEEGKRGTHAIPSDILHQLLRRSEEAIDVGFEQLRSTVDDLVQSSFGRLRRLVQGPHAEELEELRGQLRSLEQQLSTILGDLEERETAADPSDANRSSMSTTDDSAEDDPEHVEP from the coding sequence ATGGCGCGACTCATCAAGCGGTACGAAAACCGAAAGCTCTACGACACGGAGGCGAGCGAGTACGTCTCTCTCAGTGACATCGCCGCCCTGGTGCGAAGCGGCGATACCGTGCGCGTTGTCGACAATGCGACAGGGCGAGACCTGACCGCGCAGACACTCACGCAGATCATTTTAGAGGAAGGAAAACGCGGCACGCACGCCATTCCGTCCGATATCCTCCACCAGTTGTTGCGCCGAAGTGAGGAAGCGATCGATGTCGGCTTTGAGCAACTTCGCTCCACGGTGGATGATCTCGTACAGAGCTCATTTGGGCGCCTTCGTCGCCTCGTGCAGGGTCCCCACGCGGAAGAGCTGGAGGAGCTCCGCGGTCAGTTACGTTCGCTGGAGCAACAACTCTCCACCATCCTCGGGGACCTTGAGGAGCGCGAAACGGCCGCCGATCCGTCCGATGCAAACCGTTCGTCCATGTCAACGACGGACGATTCCGCAGAGGATGATCCGGAGCATGTAGAGCCGTA
- a CDS encoding 3-oxoacyl-ACP synthase III family protein, translating to MRTASIIGTGLYAPERVVPNEYFNELYGEDVDSFLRERRNIKERRYAAEDQATSDLAAEASRMALEKAGVDATDIDLIVVSTDTPDYLSPSTAAVLQDKLGAVNAATFDLNTACAGFVTALDTARKFVEADASYEHVLVVGAYLMSRFIDYEQKNVASLFADGSGAAVLKGRGAAEADDGGRILTSKLKSEGQFAEYMGIYTGGAAAPISPNVEGDGAPSRVQKLEFRKKFPDGFNPDHWTRLVHELCDDLDVTPQGVDRYFFTQINIESIRETLKRLDLPEEKAHNVMDRFGYTGNACIAMALADADAQGMLSAGDLVFLIASGGGAAIAGMALRWGP from the coding sequence ATGCGAACGGCATCGATTATCGGGACGGGACTGTATGCGCCGGAGCGCGTCGTGCCGAACGAGTATTTCAACGAGCTGTACGGCGAAGATGTCGATAGCTTTCTCCGGGAGCGTCGCAACATCAAGGAGCGGCGGTACGCGGCCGAGGACCAGGCGACGAGCGATCTTGCTGCAGAGGCGTCTCGAATGGCGCTTGAAAAGGCTGGAGTCGATGCCACCGACATCGATCTGATCGTGGTGTCGACCGATACGCCGGACTACCTCTCGCCCTCAACGGCCGCCGTGCTGCAGGACAAGCTCGGCGCCGTGAATGCCGCAACGTTCGACCTCAACACCGCCTGCGCGGGCTTCGTAACGGCGCTCGACACGGCGCGGAAGTTCGTCGAGGCCGACGCATCGTACGAGCATGTTCTCGTCGTCGGCGCCTACCTGATGAGCCGCTTCATCGACTACGAGCAGAAGAACGTCGCGTCGCTGTTCGCCGATGGATCTGGTGCAGCCGTACTGAAGGGGCGAGGTGCTGCCGAGGCGGACGATGGTGGACGAATTCTGACGTCGAAGTTGAAATCCGAAGGCCAGTTCGCCGAGTACATGGGCATCTACACGGGTGGCGCGGCGGCTCCGATCTCGCCGAATGTAGAGGGCGACGGCGCACCGAGCCGGGTGCAGAAGCTGGAGTTCAGAAAGAAATTCCCCGACGGCTTCAATCCAGACCATTGGACGCGGCTTGTCCACGAACTGTGCGATGACCTCGACGTGACGCCGCAGGGCGTCGACCGGTACTTCTTCACGCAGATCAACATCGAGAGCATCCGAGAGACGCTGAAACGCCTCGACCTGCCGGAGGAGAAGGCGCACAACGTGATGGACCGTTTCGGCTACACCGGAAATGCTTGCATCGCGATGGCTCTGGCCGATGCGGACGCGCAGGGAATGTTGTCGGCCGGCGACCTGGTGTTTCTCATCGCCTCGGGCGGTGGCGCCGCAATCGCCGGCATGGCTCTTCGTTGGGGGCCGTAG